The genomic segment TCCGGTGATTAATCCAGTCGCTTTGGTGCGAATTGAATAGGTTCCAGAAGTTGTGAACTCAAACGCTGCTGAATAAGCGCTTGTTGAATTTGGAATGAGCTGCATGTTCAGAGAAGTCGTATCACTCCCGACCCAGGCTTTTACTTCCGGTTCTTCACGAAGTGAGGCTTCCGAAATGACGATAATATCCGCATATTTTGAAGCTGCCGGGTTTTGCAGCACTGATGTTGAAATTGCCGGAGGAATAAGGGCGACGTCCGATCTCAAGCCATTATCCCATAAAAACTGTGCTGCTTCGGCGTTTGCAAACAATTCACTGGTACTGGCTGCACCAATAACCGCAAAACCGATTTCAACGATTTGATCCGGTTCTATCGTAAATGGTCCAGTTGATGTTAATGTCGATACATCGGTCGTATCGATATTTTTCGTTTGAATACCGTTGTGTAAAAAATTCCATTTTTCAGAATTTGTAAATCCGTCACGACCGTCTCCACCATAAACCTCATTCGAGTTATGTATGGAACGATAGGATAAGTCTCCAATTGTGGTTAATAATTTTGTCGCTGCGAGAAAAGTCGGATTATTGATTGCGTTTTGGACATAGCCAATTTTTCTTTGATCATCAAATCGGGCATTATCCATCCCTCCATTCGTAGTTATATCCCAATCGAAAAACAATCCCGCATAAACATTAGTTAGCGTATTTGTACCCACATTTTTAATATTATATCGATAAATGATGAAATCGTTAAACGGCTCTTTGTTATATGTAAAGGTCGTTTGGCTTATATTCACTTGCAAAGGTGAGGAGGCAAAAGAATCATCCAATAAAACCGAGCCTTCTTGATCAGAGAATTCTCCTGGTGAAACGATGCTCAAAGCAGTTAATGATTTAAAGTCATCATCCTGTTCTGAATCTGTACCACCGCGAATGCAATCGGAAAGTGTATTCACACCGGTGCCAATCATTAATCCGCCTTCGAAGAGCATATTCGTGCCATTGAAAACAAATCCATCGCCTGGAGTATCATCCGCAAATCCGGCAAACCCGATGTTCCCCTGAGCCGTAATCGAGGTTAATAATGTACCGGTATCGTGAGATAAAATCTGGGGTGGATTGGTGGCAATTTGTACTAAATCGCGATCAGAGTAATTATCCGCCGATATATTCATTATGAATTTTAAAATTGTACCCTCACTTATTTCCTTTTCAATTGCAAATTGAAAGGATGCTTCCACAGTGTCATTTGTTTTGAGTACAGCTATATTCGATGAGCCATTAACGATGGAAACATTGGCATCAATTGCGTTTATCGAAATAGCAATGTTGGATGCATCTTTGAGGTAATTGGTAAACCTGACAACCAGGTTGACGACCTCTTCAACTTCAATATTGCCCTCACCGCTGGGTTCGGAATACGACGCATCAACAACACGGATGGCCGGAGACTCAGTCTCTTGAACCGCTTGCAATGCATCAACACTTCCTTTACCCAGCAAACCGGCAAAGCTGGGATTCAGTCCATCAATGTTGTTGGCCGTTACCCTGATTGTCTCTCTTAATTGGTCCACTGTATATTCCGGATGGAGTGTCTTTACCAAACCAGCTATTCCAGCGGTAAGCGGCGATGACATGGAGGTGCCAGAGATTCGGATATATTGGTCTTGAGGGGAAGTACTTAAAACAGATGTGCCTGGTGCAAAAACATCTACTGAAATGCCATAACTAGATGAACCCGCTTTTCTTCCGGTATTGTCAATGCTCCCAACAGCGAGGACATGGTTATAGCTGGAAGGAAAATGAGGTTCGGAATCGGCATTTTTACGTTCGTTTCCAGCAGCACAAACCAAAAGAGAACCATTTGCATATGCAAAATCGACAATTTCTTGAGCAAGATTTGAGTGACGACTATTACCCCAACTACAATTTATAATGTCTGCCCCATTGTCTGCTGCATATGCAACGCCATCGTAAGTAGATTGCAATACACTATCGTTTTCCGCATTTCTTGGCGCTACATTAACAGGCATAATCGTGCAATTCCAACTAACCCCGGAAACGCCAATATTGTTGTTGGTTACTGCTGCTGCAATCCCAGCGACATGGGTACCGTGTTGTTCAAGGGAGCGTTGAGATTCACGACCACTCGGGTCGTTTGAGTTGGTTGCAAAACTCCACCCGCGAACATCATCTATAAATCCATTGTCATCGTCATCGATGCCATTGCCCGGGATTTCGTCTTCATTGTTCCAAATATTGGCCTTCAAATCCTCGTGCTGCCAATCGACACCGCCATCCACAATTGCGATTATGACGTTGCCGGATTCGCCTTTTACAATATCCCAGGCCAAAGCTGCATTAATAAAATTTAGATGGGCTTGCTGCTCCACTTGGGGGTCATTGGGTGTATCCTGAATTCTATCGATAAACAGAGGTTCTGCATATTCAACAAATGGATCCCTGGCAAATTCTTTCGCAACATCAAAAGGATTTTGGCCACTATCAAATTTAAAATAATAAACTTTCTTCAGAGGACCAGCCTTCTTTTTGGTAGAGAATTCCAGAAATGGCAAGGCTTTGTCTATGGCATAAACCTGGTATTTACTATTTAGTTGATCCAATGACTGAATGCCGGTTAATGAGCTCCCTTTTGCCAGCGCGATTTGATCTCTAAATTTCACTACAATCACACCTGGCTGAACATCCTGCAAAGAGCTTTTCTGAAGAGCAGCCCGGTCAGATTTTAATTTGTCTGAAAATGGATTTGCCTGGATAGAAACAGGCATAAGGATAAAAAACAATACCCAGAGTTTATTGGTAATCTTAGCCATAAAATCCTACCTTTTAGAATTGATAGAGGTTAAAGAAAATTGTTGTGATTTCCAAAATATAAATCCAAAATATTTATAGCGAGTAAAAATTGCATTCTTTTTTATGTTTATTAATATTGTTCAAACATTTAAACAAGGAAAAATAAATTGAAAATCAATCATTATTTTGTTGCCATTGCTATTGTTTGTGGTTTTTTTGCATGTGAAAAAACTTCCATTTCGAATTCACCTGTTGAAAAAAAATTAATGCTTAACGACACTTTAAAGATTGCCTACCAGGATACACTCAGAAATACGGATGAAAATAGCTGGCTCACATTTTCTTCGCTTGTCGCAGATTCACGCTGTGCCATCAATGTTGTGTGCGTTTGGGAAGGTAATGCTGAAATCTCCTTCACTTTTTTTAATGGAATTAAAGGCATAAGTTTCAATTTAAATACCCATCCGATGTTTGTTAGAGATACAACTGTGTTAGGCTTTGATTTTTCTTTGATTGAAGTCGATCCATATCCTCATATCGATAGTTTATATACTCCGAATGATTATTCTGTTAGTGTACTTATAACTAATAATTAAGACAGTGAAAACTTATACTTTGGTGATTTGATCTAGTTTCTTTTGGGGTGTTATTAGTAAATTAGTAATAGACTTTATATCAAGGATAATGCCTGCAAAAGGATAATGCCTGCAAAAGGATAATGCCTGCAAAAGGATAATGCCTGCAAAAGGATAATGCCTGCAAAAGGATAATGCCTGCAATTATAAAATCAAATTCTTCATTATTAAAATTTTTGATTATTTGAAATATTTTTTCAATAATTTTCTGTAAACTCATAATTATTTAATAAAGTTCTTCGAAAAAACTCGTGTGAAGGAAATCCTTCAAACATAGAAGTTTTATTTTTTAGCCGAGAGATTACGTAGAGGAAATGTTAAAAGTATCGTTTAATTTATTTGCAGGATTCACAATAAATAAGGAGGTCATATGTTAAAACTTAAAAATACACCAATCGTGCTCATCCTTTTTTTGAGTTTTTGTTGCACTGGCTTTTTTGAAATTACTTATGGACAAGAGACACAAACTGATTACTATATGGTTGATGGCCAAAAAATTGATCTGCAAATTTCCTCAAAATATAGTGCAATAAAATTGAAAGAGGGAATGAGTGCCACTGAGATAAGATCTTTTAGCGCCAGTATCGATACAACGGAGTTTGGGAAAATTGAAACTTCACCAATACTTGAAAATCTTGGCATTTTGCTTGTCCGGATAAAAGAAGGTGCAGTACCAAGTACGTTTCGGACAGCTGTTGAAAACCTAAGAGGGAGCTCTGAAGTGGAACCTGGGGATCCAGTCCCAGTCTATGAGGTCGGAGGTATTGACCAGGTTCTTGTAAATGAATTTATCGTTCAATTCAAATCAGATGTTTCCGAGGCAAACATCCAACAGTTCATTCAAAACACAAATGCTGAGGTGGTCCAGAAAAATGAAAAAATAAATAACCGCTATACTATAAAATTCACTGGTAAATCCCCGAGAGAAGCACTTACAATTTGCAACGAGAATTACCAAAACCCTCTGATTGATTTTTTAGAACCAAATTTTATTCGAATTTATCCTCAACGCCCGAGAATAGAAGGAGATGGAATGGGTGCTAGGGGTGCTTCTGCGCCTTCTCCCTCAGCAACTCCAAATGATCCTTTGTATCCAAACCAATGGGGATTAAACAATACTGGCGCAACGGGTGTTTCTGATGCGGATATAGATGCGCCGGAAGCATGGGATATTACTAAAGGATCTAATACAATAATTATCGCAATCATTGATGAAGGTGTTGACACAGACCATCCCGATCTTTCAAGTAAA from the candidate division KSB1 bacterium genome contains:
- a CDS encoding S8 family serine peptidase, giving the protein MAKITNKLWVLFFILMPVSIQANPFSDKLKSDRAALQKSSLQDVQPGVIVVKFRDQIALAKGSSLTGIQSLDQLNSKYQVYAIDKALPFLEFSTKKKAGPLKKVYYFKFDSGQNPFDVAKEFARDPFVEYAEPLFIDRIQDTPNDPQVEQQAHLNFINAALAWDIVKGESGNVIIAIVDGGVDWQHEDLKANIWNNEDEIPGNGIDDDDNGFIDDVRGWSFATNSNDPSGRESQRSLEQHGTHVAGIAAAVTNNNIGVSGVSWNCTIMPVNVAPRNAENDSVLQSTYDGVAYAADNGADIINCSWGNSRHSNLAQEIVDFAYANGSLLVCAAGNERKNADSEPHFPSSYNHVLAVGSIDNTGRKAGSSSYGISVDVFAPGTSVLSTSPQDQYIRISGTSMSSPLTAGIAGLVKTLHPEYTVDQLRETIRVTANNIDGLNPSFAGLLGKGSVDALQAVQETESPAIRVVDASYSEPSGEGNIEVEEVVNLVVRFTNYLKDASNIAISINAIDANVSIVNGSSNIAVLKTNDTVEASFQFAIEKEISEGTILKFIMNISADNYSDRDLVQIATNPPQILSHDTGTLLTSITAQGNIGFAGFADDTPGDGFVFNGTNMLFEGGLMIGTGVNTLSDCIRGGTDSEQDDDFKSLTALSIVSPGEFSDQEGSVLLDDSFASSPLQVNISQTTFTYNKEPFNDFIIYRYNIKNVGTNTLTNVYAGLFFDWDITTNGGMDNARFDDQRKIGYVQNAINNPTFLAATKLLTTIGDLSYRSIHNSNEVYGGDGRDGFTNSEKWNFLHNGIQTKNIDTTDVSTLTSTGPFTIEPDQIVEIGFAVIGAASTSELFANAEAAQFLWDNGLRSDVALIPPAISTSVLQNPAASKYADIIVISEASLREEPEVKAWVGSDTTSLNMQLIPNSTSAYSAAFEFTTSGTYSIRTKATGLITGVDSVQVRSFAVTLAKPGEAKIVSSLDGQAQLHIQKDDLKSSTYFLADYEDINEERIYHFSPANEFENIFEMEFGFDPKKYPDSEKLFVFQKQRGNWLPLPGSVNPDKNTIRIFTNKLGAFKLGYDSEFKGSNILPTAYALRQNYPNPFNPNTIIEYDLPEDSHVTLTIFNTLGQVIKVLHQGEQPSGKYQISWNGTNSSGQFVAAGIYVYLLAAENFSQTRKMLYLK